Proteins from one Camelina sativa cultivar DH55 chromosome 8, Cs, whole genome shotgun sequence genomic window:
- the LOC104707898 gene encoding sugar transport protein 7 produces MAGGSFGPTGVAKERAEQYQGNVTSYVIIACLVAAIGGSIFGYDIGVSGGVTSMDEFLDEFFHAVYEKKKHAHESNYCKYDNQGLAAFTSSLYLAGLVSTLVASPITRNYGRRASIVCGGISFLVGAGLNAGAVNLAMLLAGRIMLGVGIGFGNQAVPLYLSEVAPTHLRGGLNMMFQLATTLGIFTANMVNFGTQKLKPWGWRLSLGLAAFPALLMTLGGYFLPETPNSLVERGLTERGRRVLEKLRGTKNVDAELQDMVDASELANSIKHPFRNILQKRHRPQLVMAICMPMFQILTGINSILFYAPVLFQTMGFGGNASLYSSALTGAVLVLSTLISIGLVDKLGRRALLISGGIQMIICQVIVAVILGVKFGDKQELSKGYSVIVVIFICLFVVAFGWSWGPLGWTIPSEIFPLETRSAGQSITVAVNLLFTFIIAQAFLALLCAFKFGIFLFFAGWVTVMTIFVYFLLPETKGVPIEEMTLLWSKHWFWKKILPATNLEADNNNDTNSSA; encoded by the exons atggcagGAGGGTCGTTTGGTCCGACCGGTGTGGCTAAGGAGAGAGCAGAACAATACCAAGGAAACGTCACTAGTTATGTCATAATCGCTTGCCTTGTTGCAGCCATTGGTGGATCTATCTTTGGATATGACATCGGAGTCtcag GAGGAGTTACGTCCATGGATGAGTTTCTTGACGAGTTTTTCCATGCGGtttatgagaagaagaagcatgcTCATGAAAGTAATTACTGCAAATATGATAATCAAGGGTTAGCTGCTTTCACTTCTTCGCTCTACTTGGCTGGTTTGGTTTCAACTCTGGTGGCATCACCCATCACTAGGAACTATGGGAGGCGTGCGAGTATTGTCTGTGGTGGAATCAGCTTTCTTGTTGGAGCTGGTTTGAATGCTGGAGCTGTGAACCTAGCTATGCTTCTTGCTGGACGGATCATGCTCGGTGTTGGCATTGGATTTGGAAATCAG GCAGTTCCATTGTATTTATCAGAAGTGGCACCTACTCATCTCCGAGGTGGTTTAAACATGATGTTTCAGTTAGCTACAACTCTTGGGATCTTTACTGCGAATATGGTCAATTTCGGTACTCAAAAGCTTAAACCTTGGGGATGGAGACTCTCTCTTGGTTTAGCTGCTTTTCCGGCTCTGCTTATGACGCTTGGCGGCTATTTCTTACCAGAGACCCCCAACAGTTTGGTCGAAAGAGGATTGACAGAGAGAGGTCGACGTGTACTGGAGAAACTAAGAGGAACCAAAAACGTCGATGCTGAGCTTCAAGACATGGTAGATGCGAGTGAGCTAGCGAATTCCATCAAACATCCTTTCAGAAACATCCTGCAGAAACGACACAGACCTCAGCTAGTCATGGCTATTTGCATGCCTATGTTTCAAATCCTCACTGGCATAAACTCCATTCTCTTCTACGCGCCTGTTCTGTTCCAGACAATGGGATTTGGCGGCAACGCATCTCTCTACTCATCAGCTTTAACAGGAGCTGTTCTTGTTCTCTCAACATTGATTTCCATAGGATTAGTGGACAAACTGGGACGAAGAGCTCTTCTCATCAGTGGAGGAATACAAATGATAATATGTCAAGTCATAGTAGCAGTGATCTTGGGAGTGAAGTTTGGAGACAAGCAAGAGCTATCAAAAGGGTACTCAGTCATCGTAGTCATCTTCATCTGCCTCTTTGTTGTAGCATTCGGATGGTCATGGGGTCCTCTCGGCTGGACCATACCAAGCGAAATCTTTCCATTAGAGACACGTTCAGCGGGACAGAGCATCACGGTTGCTGTAAACCTCCTCTTCACTTTCATCATAGCTCAAGCTTTCCTCGCTCTCCTATGTGCATTCAAGTTTGgaatcttcctcttctttgctGGTTGGGTCACTGTAATGACCATCTTTGTCTATTTCCTGTTACCTGAAACCAAAGGAGTGCCGATTGAAGAGATGACTCTCTTATGGAGTAAACATTGGttctggaaaaaaatattacctGCAACAAATCTTGAAGCTGATAACAACAATGACACAAACAGTTCTGCTTGA
- the LOC104707897 gene encoding uncharacterized protein LOC104707897, giving the protein MAAAMVLSSRTLVHRNPNPRLSRHSNAATEATPRRRKRNPTTTSQPTVIKSPAANLVMGEVKILKRGETLSAFNNKENNSSCDVTRRPVSKKMMNNDVDLIVSSTNRLGPEPETVKKQIGALKRLEIFAGAGCSISPLPSSVPIPCFLEKNNLVL; this is encoded by the coding sequence ATGGCCGCTGCGATGGTTCTCTCTTCTCGAACCCTAGTCCACCGTAACCCTAATCCTCGCCTTAGCCGCCACTCTAACGCTGCTACAGAGGCTACTCCTCGCCGACGGAAGCGAAACCCTACCACGACGTCTCAACCTACGGTGATCAAATCTCCGGCGGCGAATCTTGTGATGGGAGAAGTCAAGATCCTCAAACGCGGCGAGACATTGAGCGCGTTTAACAACAAGGAGAACAACAGTAGCTGCGATGTTACAAGACGACCTGTttcgaagaagatgatgaataatGACGTTGATTTGATTGTATCGTCGACTAATAGACTTGGACCTGAACCAGAGACTGTGAAGAAACAGATCGGAGCTTTAAAACGATTGGAGATCTTCGCCGGAGCTGGTTGCTCTATTTCGCCGCTTCCCAGCTCTGTTCCGATCCCATGTTTTCTGGAGAAGAACAATCTCGTCCTTTAG